The DNA region AGTACTTTTCCTAAGGTCTGCGAGAACTCTTCATTACTGACAGGGTTAGGTGCCGTTGCATTAAACACGCCTTGTAAATCATTGTGGTTGAGTAGATAGTTAATCAATCCCAGTAAATCGTCCATATGAATCCAGCTCATACCTTGCTCGCCATTGCCAATTGGTCCACCAAGTCCTAGCTTAAAGGGCGGAAGCATTTTGGCTAAGGCGCCCCCTTTTTTACCAAGCACAATACCGATACGAGTAATACATACTCGGGTTTGTTGTGATTGAGCTTGCAGCGCAAGGTCTTCCCATTGTTGACAAATATCATGACTAAATTCAGCATGAAAACCACTGGATTCATCAACGGGTGTTTTATCTTGCCGACCATAATAGCCTATTGCAGAAGCGCTAATAAAAGTATGAGGTGGTGTGGTGCTTTTACTAATAAGTTGAGTTAACGCTGCTGTGATGTCGCAACGGCTTTCGGATATTAGTTTTTTTTGTTTGTTGGTCCAACGCTTACTGACTATAGGTTCGCCTGCAAGGTTGATTACCGCATCAATATCGTTAAGGTTGGGCTTATCGGTTAAGGTTTGCCAGTACTCATGATGGCTGCCAAGAATATGTTTTGCGTCGCTAACGTTGCGCGTTAATATAATCAGTTGGTGAGTGGTAAGCGATTTAACGAGTTGTTTGCCAACAAAACCTGTTGCGCCAGTGATTAATATTTTCATGTCAACTCCCCTTTATTTTTACCCGAACATACGACGGTTAACGTAGAAATGATCACTCATTATCGCAAACATAGCTGTTATTGCGTTTTTTGGTAACATAACTCCATCGATACAGAATCTGCGAAGCGCAGTGCATGTGGCTTATCAATTTCGACACTGGCAAATTCAACCCAATCATGTTCGCTGGCAATGGCAAGGGTTTGACTGGTTAAGTTTTCAAGTAAAGAAAAACGATTATTTTCTATCAAGGCAATGATTTTTTTAGTTATAGTGCGATAATTCAATGCATCTTCTACATTGTTACTATCACGTGCTTTGTCTGCACAATAATGGATCACTACGTTAATGATGACATCTTGTTGATTATTGATTTCGTCATCTTTAATGCCGATAAAAGTACGTAAACGTAAGTTTTTAATGCGTATAATAGCGGTTTCTGGTTTCATATGATGTTAGTGGGTCCTAAAAAGTCATTGTAAGCCCATATTGCCATCAACTGATATGTGAATCGACAATAATTTTAACTTAGTTTGCAATATGTTACTGATTTTAGCTTAGCATATCGAAGCATTTAAATAAGCAACAATAAGGATTTTCGCCCTATGAAAGGAATACAACAACCCTCAATGGCTGTGCGCAGTTTTGTGGTAATGGCTTGTGTTGTGGTTATTTTAGCTGGGATTAAAACGGCTAGCCCTATTGTGGTGCCATTTGTGTTATCTGCATTTTTAGCGGTCATTTGTAATCCTGCCATCATGTTGATGACGCGATATCATATCCCTAAATGGCTGTCGATTATTTTACTCATGGGATTTATTGTATTAATGGGACTGTGGCTGGCCAGTTTAGTAGGTAGTTCGGTGACAGAGTTTTCCAAACAAATGCCAGTATACCGCGAGCAATTGATTGAGCAATTTGCATGGATCCTTGAAAAACTCCAAGACTTTAATATTCAGATTTCAAAACAAAAAGTGCTCGACTACTTTGACCCTGGCATGGCGTTATCCATGACCACCAACATGTTGTCTGGTGTCGGCAATGTAATGGCCAATTTATTTCTGATTATTTTGACAATCGTGTTTATGTTATTTGAAGCTCAATCTATGCCTCGAAAGTTTCACTTAGCACTAGATGCTCCTGACAAGCGTTTAAAGCAAATCGACAAATTTTTGCAGTCGGTTAATCAATATATGGTGATTAAAACGCTCGTTAGTTTGGCTACTGGGGTGGTTATTGGCGTTGGCTTAACCATTATCGGCGTTGATTATGCCTTGTTGTGGGCCGTAGTTGCTTTTCTGTTTAACTATATTCCTAATATTGGTTCTATTATTGCGGCAATTCCTGCAGTGTTATTGGCCTTTATTCAAATGGGCCCCGGTGCTGCGGGTATTACCGGTTTACTGTATGTCGGTACCAATATGGTGATGGGTAATGTAATTGAACCGCGCTTTATGGGGCGAGGCTTAGGCTTGTCTACCTTGGTGGTATTTTTATCATTAATTTTTTGGGGCTGGCTGCTTGGTTCTGTTGGAATGCTGTTGTCAGTACCTTTAACTATGATTGTTAAAATCGGTCTTGAATCGAGCGAGTCGGGCAATTGGCTTGCGATTTTATTGTCAGATGTTGGTGATGACTTGCCCGTTGAAGAAGCCAATAGTGTTAAAGCTGAAGCCGAAGTGGCGGTTGAAGAGCAATGCAATAGTGACGATGGCCATTATGTTAATAATGATGAAAAAAATGAGCTAGATAGTGGTGCTAATAATGATACTCACGTGGATAATGATGCTAAAACCAAGTCATCAACCACCGATGTATAACCCAATTAATTGTATTTAGTTAAGAGAGAGTATGAAAGGTTTTTTACAACTAGTCCCCAATTTAACATTCGGTGATGATGTTTGCCGGTTATTCCATGGTCGTGGTGGTTTATAT from Shewanella polaris includes:
- a CDS encoding TIGR01777 family oxidoreductase translates to MKILITGATGFVGKQLVKSLTTHQLIILTRNVSDAKHILGSHHEYWQTLTDKPNLNDIDAVINLAGEPIVSKRWTNKQKKLISESRCDITAALTQLISKSTTPPHTFISASAIGYYGRQDKTPVDESSGFHAEFSHDICQQWEDLALQAQSQQTRVCITRIGIVLGKKGGALAKMLPPFKLGLGGPIGNGEQGMSWIHMDDLLGLINYLLNHNDLQGVFNATAPNPVSNEEFSQTLGKVLNRPAKITTPPLALRLAMGEMSQLLTEGQFVFPTRALAAGYEFIYTDIETALNNIVS
- the folX gene encoding dihydroneopterin triphosphate 2'-epimerase, whose product is MKPETAIIRIKNLRLRTFIGIKDDEINNQQDVIINVVIHYCADKARDSNNVEDALNYRTITKKIIALIENNRFSLLENLTSQTLAIASEHDWVEFASVEIDKPHALRFADSVSMELCYQKTQ
- a CDS encoding AI-2E family transporter is translated as MKGIQQPSMAVRSFVVMACVVVILAGIKTASPIVVPFVLSAFLAVICNPAIMLMTRYHIPKWLSIILLMGFIVLMGLWLASLVGSSVTEFSKQMPVYREQLIEQFAWILEKLQDFNIQISKQKVLDYFDPGMALSMTTNMLSGVGNVMANLFLIILTIVFMLFEAQSMPRKFHLALDAPDKRLKQIDKFLQSVNQYMVIKTLVSLATGVVIGVGLTIIGVDYALLWAVVAFLFNYIPNIGSIIAAIPAVLLAFIQMGPGAAGITGLLYVGTNMVMGNVIEPRFMGRGLGLSTLVVFLSLIFWGWLLGSVGMLLSVPLTMIVKIGLESSESGNWLAILLSDVGDDLPVEEANSVKAEAEVAVEEQCNSDDGHYVNNDEKNELDSGANNDTHVDNDAKTKSSTTDV